A segment of the Paraburkholderia fungorum genome:
GCATACGCCTCGAACTGCGTGCCCGATTGCACGCCGATCTGCTTGCCCGCCAGCGCGTTCGCACCGCCCGCGAGCGGCGAACCTTGCCGCGCGACCAGACGCGACTTGAACTGGAAGATCTTCGACGAAAACAGAATCTGCTGCTCGCGCTTTTCGGTGATCGCCATCGACGAGAGAATCGCGTCGATCTTGCGCGCCTGAAGCGCCGGGATCATCCCCGAAAATTCGAGTTCGACCCACTGGCAGCGCGCGTGGATGCGCCGGCAGATTTCGTTGCCGAGATCCACGTCGAAGCCCTTGAAGCTGCCGTCGGGCGCTTTGGCGTCCATCGGCGGATAGCTCGGGTCGATGCCCAGACGCAAGGTGGTCGACTCAGCGGCAAACGCGCCGCTGCTGAAAGTCAGCGCGGCGCTCAGGATCATCAGCGGAATTTTCATGGGGGCGAGGTGTGGTTTTGGGCGGATTGCACGCATCGTAAGGTGTTGCCGCGCTTCAAAGAAGTCCCATTCGGACTATCATGATCACTTTTACCGATCACCAGAACCGGAAGACTGCATGGCATTGACGATCTCGCAGTTGCGCGCATTCACCGCCGTCGCCGAGCACGGCAGCATTCGTGCGGCGTCGCGGGCGCTAGGCATCGCGCAGAG
Coding sequences within it:
- a CDS encoding transporter substrate-binding domain-containing protein; the protein is MKIPLMILSAALTFSSGAFAAESTTLRLGIDPSYPPMDAKAPDGSFKGFDVDLGNEICRRIHARCQWVELEFSGMIPALQARKIDAILSSMAITEKREQQILFSSKIFQFKSRLVARQGSPLAGGANALAGKQIGVQSGTQFEAYALKNWAPLGAHVIAYKGQDEVFADLQNGRLDGALLGSVEADIGFLRTPAGKGFAFVGEPLSMGDRGVGIGLRKDETAVQASINAAIASMLKDGTYAQIAKKYFDFDPYGN